One genomic region from Bacteroidota bacterium encodes:
- a CDS encoding transposase — MSKTRRKFSPEERLSIIQECDREGQSITCRKYNLSPSLVQRWKQKYLSKGMEGLKRNYHRVDPEVRKLEEENERLKKIVAKQALEIEFKTELLKHAPIDYLKKKRS, encoded by the coding sequence ATGTCAAAAACCAGACGCAAATTTTCACCTGAAGAACGCTTGTCGATTATTCAGGAATGCGATCGTGAAGGACAATCCATCACGTGCCGCAAGTACAATCTCTCTCCCTCTCTTGTTCAACGCTGGAAGCAGAAGTATCTCTCCAAAGGAATGGAAGGGTTGAAACGGAATTATCACCGTGTAGATCCGGAAGTAAGAAAACTTGAAGAAGAGAATGAGCGATTGAAAAAGATCGTTGCCAAGCAGGCGCTTGAGATCGAATTCAAAACAGAACTGCTCAAGCATGCGCCGATCGACTACTTAAAAAAAAAGAGGTCATGA